A section of the Candidatus Nitrosacidococcus sp. I8 genome encodes:
- a CDS encoding DUF3466 family protein, with the protein MGIPAPNIQNTKADGSQPPQGSVFNSQVVDMNNQGQVVGFYNYGVSDNTRNPKGFIGDSHGIKDLNTVLPLEKNYSLPFMVRINDQGQIAGVYIDSEKFSQLDSSASFETIASVYHAFITDPSDQSKLVLLDAKSLSLSTPTYISHIFGLNNQGQIIGILNNGSAFIGNIQSEITLLTSSSRPDSFITPSAISDSGQVVGSFQFADNQAFFGYSQHGFVSGEGGKIYDLNDFIIGGSNYVIGSAIGIDNSGQILTGGRSSAGSSFSTLFRMYK; encoded by the coding sequence ATGGGTATACCCGCCCCGAATATTCAAAATACAAAGGCTGATGGATCGCAACCCCCTCAAGGATCTGTATTTAATAGCCAAGTAGTAGATATGAATAACCAAGGGCAAGTAGTAGGTTTTTATAACTATGGTGTCTCTGATAATACCCGTAACCCAAAGGGATTCATTGGCGATTCCCATGGTATCAAAGACTTAAATACTGTTCTGCCTTTGGAAAAAAATTACTCTTTACCATTTATGGTTAGAATTAATGATCAAGGGCAAATTGCAGGAGTATATATTGATTCTGAGAAATTCTCACAGCTTGATTCAAGCGCTAGCTTTGAAACTATCGCATCAGTATATCATGCCTTTATTACTGATCCTTCCGATCAGAGCAAGTTAGTTCTTTTAGATGCAAAGAGTCTATCTTTGTCTACGCCTACCTATATTTCCCATATCTTTGGTCTAAATAACCAAGGACAAATTATTGGCATCCTTAATAATGGATCTGCTTTTATTGGAAACATTCAATCAGAAATTACTCTACTTACTTCATCCTCTAGACCTGATAGTTTTATTACCCCAAGTGCAATCAGTGATTCTGGGCAGGTGGTAGGATCCTTTCAGTTTGCAGATAATCAAGCTTTTTTTGGTTATAGCCAGCATGGCTTTGTTAGCGGTGAGGGTGGAAAAATTTATGATTTAAACGATTTTATTATAGGAGGAAGTAATTACGTTATTGGCAGCGCCATAGGTATTGATAACAGTGGGCAAATTCTTACGGGGGGGAGGTCTTCTGCTGGTTCCAGTTTCAGCACCCTCTTCAGAATGTACAAGTAG